A genome region from Littorina saxatilis isolate snail1 linkage group LG16, US_GU_Lsax_2.0, whole genome shotgun sequence includes the following:
- the LOC138950713 gene encoding zinc finger protein 391-like, which yields MYAYGRVKMETIADQMLISSGWTVDSDGRRAAVATAETFFNQVTAPGVYDSDTDAGSAVVFESQPGTEIAVTKSQEKCELEVFSSSQPSRKKSCPKKRAAVVPALYRDDYDSDKCGSESGDVETDFASTLAQIKAEPECGIIEMDECFENRVSSLAAKALLQSADVQAPGGLDEDLLHLQVQFQNSNPQKVKKDGRRSLAQPLMCGYCWKEFPKSSRLIQHLRTHTGERPYACTQCGATFTRGSNLNSHMRSHMGVKNHECKLCDKRFCRSSNLSRHMLSHSDAKTFRCHFCQHQFKQAGDLQRHLRRHTGVKPYQCDVCQRCFAESGTLTKHMRTHTNEKPYACKLCGKCFKESGSVTRHMRIHSGERPYVCGECGSAFASSGQLTTHSHIHSGIKQFECDVCHVKFSRANNLKAHKYTHGKDRSFTCSDCGATFIQPSGLSKHKKKKHGDNKSDDTSNEREESMNPHLNSDDE from the exons ATGTATGCCTACGGACGTGTTAAAATGGAAACTATTGCAGATCAGATGCTGATCTCGAGCGGCTGGACAGTGGACAGCGATGGCCGTCGAGCGGCCGTAGCAACAGCAGAAACATTTTTCAACCAGGTGACAGCGCCTGGAGTGTATGATAGCGATACAGACGCAGGGAGTGCTGTCGTATTCGAAAGTCAGCCAGGCACTGAGATTGCTGTAACAAAATCTCAAGAGAAATGCGAACTAGAGGTATTCAGCTCGTCCCAACCTTCCAGAAAGAAAAGTTGCCCGAAAAAACGCGCGGCTGTGGTCCCAGCCTTGTACAGGGATGACTATGATTCGGACAAATGTGGATCCGAGAGTGGGGATGTTGAGACAGACTTTGCAAGTACACTGGCTCAGATTAAGGCAGAGCCTGAATGTGGCATAATCGAAATGGATGAATGCTTTGAAAACCGTGTGTCATCACTGGCAGCTAAAGCCCTTTTGCAAAGTGCAGACGTGCAGGCTCCAGGTGGCTTGGATGAAGATTTACTTCACTTGCAAGTACAGTTCCAGAACTCCAACCCTCAAAAG GTGAAAAAAGATGGGAGACGCAGCCTAGCCCAGCCGCTGATGTGCGGCTATTGCTGGAAGGAGTTTCCCAAGTCGTCCCGTCTCATCCAGCATCTTCGCACACACACTGGCGAGAGACCCTATGCCTGCACTCAGTGTGGTGCCACCTTCACGCGAGGTTCCAACCTCAACTCACACATGCGGTCCCACATGGGCGTCAAGAATCACGAGTGCAAGCTGTGCGACAAGAGGTTTTGCCGTTCCAGTAACCTCTCTCGCCACATGCTGTCGCATTCTGACGCCAAAACCTTCAGATGCCATTTCTGCCAGCATCAGTTCAAACAGGCAGGAGACCTGCAGAGACACCTTCGCAGACACACCGGGGTGAAGCCGTATCAGTGTGACGTCTGCCAGCGCTGCTTCGCCGAGTCGGGAACGCTGaccaaacacatgagaacacacacaaacgagaAACCCTATGCGTGCAAACTGTGCGGCAAGTGCTTCAAGGAGTCTGGAAGCGTGACGAGACACATGAGGATACACAGCGGAGAAAGACCGTACGTGTGCGGTGAATGCGGGTCCGCGTTCGCCAGCTCTGGTCAGCTTACTACGCATTCCCACATCCACAGTGGGATCAAGCAGTTCGAGTGTGATGTTTGCCATGTGAAATTTTCCCGCGCAAATAACCTGAAGGCGCACAAATACACTCATGGAAAGGACCGGAGTTTTACGTGCTCAGACTGTGGGGCCACCTTCATACAGCCCAGTGGTTTGTCAAAGCATAAGAAAAAGAAGCATGGTGATAACAAGAGTGATGACACATCTAATGAAAGGGAGGAAAGTATGAACCCTCATTTAAACAGTGATGATGAGTGA
- the LOC138950714 gene encoding NAD(P)H-hydrate epimerase-like isoform X2 encodes MELAGYSCAVAIAECYPPETLTKNKGAVLVCCGPGNNGGDGLVCARHLKLFGFTPSIFYPKQPPKQLFQNLTTQCKKMNMAFVESLPEDKAGLTNAYDLIVDALFGFSFKGPPRPQFADILDKLKKVEKDIPICSIDVPSGWDVEKGCEDGLQPELLISLTAPKKCASLFRGKHHILGGRFVPQSLEEKYNLSLPTYPATEPIVRLQ; translated from the exons ATGGAGCTGGCTGGGTACAGCTGTGCTGTCGCCATTGCTGAG TGCTATCCTCCTGAGACGCTGACAAAGAACAAGGGAGCAGTGCTGGTTTGCTGCGGCCCTGGGAACAACGGGGGTGACGGATTGGTGTGCGCCCGCCATCTCAAGCTCTTT GGGTTCACACCTTCCATATTCTACCCCAAGCAGCCGCCAAAACAGCTGTTCCAGAATCTGACAACGCAATGCAAGAAGATGAATATGGCCTTTGTGGAGTCATTGCCCGAAGACAAGGCTGGGTTAACAAACGCTTACGACCTGATCGTAGACGCGCTGTTTGGCTTCAGCTTTAAAGGGCCGCCCCGGCCGCAGTTTGCTGACATTCTGGACAAGCTGAAGAAAGTGGAGAAGGACATTCCTATCTGCAGCATTGACGTACCTTCAG GCTGGGATGTGGAGAAGGGATGCGAGGACGGCCTACAGCCAGAGCTACTCATCTCCCTGACGGCACCCAAGAAATGTGCGTCCCTGTTTCGCGGTAAACATCACATCCTGGGCGGCCGCTTCGTGCCGCAAAGCTTGGAGGAAAAATACAATCTTTCTCTGCCGACTTACCCGGCTACCGAACCCATCGTGAGACTGCAGTGA
- the LOC138950714 gene encoding NAD(P)H-hydrate epimerase-like isoform X1 has translation MLRSVAQVAKSRLSCLFKQVSTPTIGQYQRKMSSSSTVRYLGQEEAQKIDEELFSDYAFSVDQLMELAGYSCAVAIAECYPPETLTKNKGAVLVCCGPGNNGGDGLVCARHLKLFGFTPSIFYPKQPPKQLFQNLTTQCKKMNMAFVESLPEDKAGLTNAYDLIVDALFGFSFKGPPRPQFADILDKLKKVEKDIPICSIDVPSGWDVEKGCEDGLQPELLISLTAPKKCASLFRGKHHILGGRFVPQSLEEKYNLSLPTYPATEPIVRLQ, from the exons ATGCTTCGGTCTGTCGCTCAGGTGGCAAAGAGTCGTCTCTCTTGCCTCTTCAAGCAAGTCAGCACCCCTACCATAGGGCAGTATCAACGGAAAATGTCAAGTTCTTCGACAGTACGTTATCTCGG ACAAGAGGAAGCGCAGAAGATTGACGAAGAGCTGTTCTCTGACTATGCCTTCAGTGTGGACCAGCTGATGGAGCTGGCTGGGTACAGCTGTGCTGTCGCCATTGCTGAG TGCTATCCTCCTGAGACGCTGACAAAGAACAAGGGAGCAGTGCTGGTTTGCTGCGGCCCTGGGAACAACGGGGGTGACGGATTGGTGTGCGCCCGCCATCTCAAGCTCTTT GGGTTCACACCTTCCATATTCTACCCCAAGCAGCCGCCAAAACAGCTGTTCCAGAATCTGACAACGCAATGCAAGAAGATGAATATGGCCTTTGTGGAGTCATTGCCCGAAGACAAGGCTGGGTTAACAAACGCTTACGACCTGATCGTAGACGCGCTGTTTGGCTTCAGCTTTAAAGGGCCGCCCCGGCCGCAGTTTGCTGACATTCTGGACAAGCTGAAGAAAGTGGAGAAGGACATTCCTATCTGCAGCATTGACGTACCTTCAG GCTGGGATGTGGAGAAGGGATGCGAGGACGGCCTACAGCCAGAGCTACTCATCTCCCTGACGGCACCCAAGAAATGTGCGTCCCTGTTTCGCGGTAAACATCACATCCTGGGCGGCCGCTTCGTGCCGCAAAGCTTGGAGGAAAAATACAATCTTTCTCTGCCGACTTACCCGGCTACCGAACCCATCGTGAGACTGCAGTGA